GCCGGTCTCGCCGCAGACGCCGCAGACGATGGTCGGGTTTGCCTTGTGGCCGCCCTCGACGCCCATCTTCACGAGCTTTGCGACACCTGTGTCCAGGGTCTCGAACGGGTTGGTCTTGAGAATCTTCTTCGCCAGGTACTGCGGGATGAACGCGGACTCGACGTCGTCGCGCGAGAAGCCAAAGGTGGTCTGCGTGAGGTCGTTCGTGCCGAAGGAGAAGAAGTCTGCGTACTCGCCAATCTCGTCAGCGGTGACGGCGGCACGCGGCAGCTCGATCATGCAGCCGACGGGGATGTTGAGCTCGACGCCCTCGGCCTCTGCGACAGCCTGCACGCCAGCCTCGATCTGCTCGCGGACAAGCTTGAGCTCCTCGACCGTGGAGATGAGAGGAACCATGATCTCGGGCTTGGGGTCAAATCCCTGCTTCTTCAGCGACGCAGCGGCGCCGGCGATGGCGCGGACCTGCATGTCGTTGAGCTCGGGATACACGATGCCCAGACGGCAGCCGCGAAGGCCGAGCATGGGGTTGGCCTCCTGGAAGGAGTCGAGGCGCGCAAGGCGGTCGCGCATGGCCTTGAGCTGGACCTCGGTCTCGCCACGGCCCTCGGCGCGGGCAATCTCGACCGCAAGGTCACGCGGGTCGTCGAGGAACTCGTGCAGGGGCGGGTCGAGCAGACGCACGATGACCGTCTTGCCGTCCATGGCCTTGAACATGCCCTCGAAGTCGCCGGTCTGAGCCTGGAGGAGCTGGCCGAGCGCCTGCTGCTTCTGGCCATCGTTGTCGGCGAGGATGAACGACTGAATGATCTGCTTGCGCTCGCCCAGGAACATGTGCTCGGTACGGTCGAGGCCGATGCCCTCTGCACCGAAGTCGACGGAGAGCTGCGCGTCCGCGGGGTTGTCCGCGTTGGTGCGAACGCCGAACAGGCGGCCACGGGAGGCGTCGTGACGGACGTCGTCAGCCCACTCGAGGATGGTCTCGAGGTCGCCGGTGAGCTCCGGGCGGGTCAGGGGAACCGCGCCGACGATGATGTCGCCGGTGGTGCCGTTGATGGAGATGATGTCACCCTCGTGCAGAACGACGTCGGTGCCGGAGATCTTGCACTCCTTGGCCTTTGCGTCGATCTTCAGCGCCTCGGCGCCGCAGACGCAGGGCGCGCCCATGCCACGAGCGATGACGGCCGCGTGGGACGTCTTGCCGCCGTGAGAGGTGAGGATGCCCTCGGCCGCAACCATGCCCTTGAGATCGTCAGGAGTGGTCTCCCAGCGGACGAGGATGCACGGCTTCTCGATGTTGTGGTAGTGAACTGCCGCGTCGGAGGAGAACACGACGGCACCGACGGCAGCGCCGGGGGAAGCGTTCATGCCCTTGGCGACGACGTCGAACTTGGCCTTCGGATCGAACTGCGGGTGCAGGAGCTGGTCGAGCTGCTCCGGGGCGACGCGCATGATGGCCTGCTCGCGGGTAATACGCCCCTCGTCGACCATCTGCATGGCGACCTTGAGGGCGGAAAGCGCGGTACGCTTGCCGACACGGGTCTGGAGCATCCAGAGCTTGCCCTGCTCGATGGTGAACTCGAGGTCCATCATGTCCGCATAGTGGTCCTCGAGGATCTCGAAGACGTGGTAGAGCTCCTTGCCTGCCTCCTCGAGACCCGGGGTCTTCGGAAGGTCTGCGATGGGCTCGGTGTTGCGGATGCCGGCGACGACGTCCTCGCCCTGGGCGTTCACCAGGAAGTCACCGTAGCGCTCGTTGGTGCCGTCAGCCGGGTTGCGCGTGAAGGCGACGCCGGTAGCGGAGGTGTTACCCTTGTTGCCGAAGACCATGACCTGGACATTGACAGCAGTGCCGAGATCATCGGGGATCTTGTTCTGCTTGCGGTACAGGACGGCGCGCTCGGTGTTCCAGGAGCCGAAGACGGCCTGCTCGGCAAGGCGCAGCTGCAGGTAGGGATCCTGCGGGAACTCCGCGACGCCGTTCGGTGCGACCTCGGGGTGGGCCTGGGAATCGACGTTCTTCGCGAAGATGCCCTTGAAGGTCTCAGTCAGGTCCTTGAGGTCGTCAGCGTCGAGCTCGGTGTCGAGCTTGACGCCCTTCTCGGCCTTCTTCTCGTTGATGGCATCCTCGAACAGCTGGCCGTCGACGCCCATCACGACATCAGAGAACATCTGGACGAAACGGCGATAGGAGTCCCACGCGAAGCGCTCGTTGTTCGTCTGCTTGATGAGGCCGTTGACAGACTCGTCGTTCAGGCCGAGGTTCAGGACCGTGTCCATCATGCCAGGCATGGAGAACGGAGCGCCGGAGCGGACCGAGACCAGCAGGGGATCGTCGGGGTCGCCGATCTTCTTGCCCATGCGCTTCTCGAGGTCCTTGCGGTACTCGTCAATCTCGTCGAGGACGCCATCGGGCCATACGTTTCCTGCGCTGGAGTAGGCAACGCAGGTCTGGCAGGTGATGGAGAATCCTGGAGGAACGGGCAGGCCAATGTTTGCCATCTCGGCGAGGTTCGCGCCCTTGCCGCCCGTAATCCACTTGGCCTCGTCAACGCTCTTGCCGGCGACCTCGGTAACGTTGTTACCGTTTTCGTCAACGCCGAATTTGTACACGTGCTTTTCAGCCATTTGACACCCCTGATCGTTTTTCCATGGTGCGAAGCCGCACCCCAACACTTGCGGCGCCACTCTGAAACCCCTGCGGTGGCGTCCCTAACGAAACCTATTGTATCCACACATATTGGTTGTTTGCTCAGAAATAAACGTTAACGGGTAAAAAAGGTCGCTGGCATCCATTCGGGTGCCAGCGACTGCCATGCATGGAATAGTTCTTTACTTTGTGGAAGTTATGGAGTAAGTGCTAGAGCTCTTCCACCTTGCTATCGACTCGACGGCCGGCCTCGAGCTTCGGCTCCTCGCCGGTAAGCGACATAAGTACCGTAATTGCAGGACCAAGCAGGTCGATCGAGGGGATGCCACGGCCGTCAAGCTCGCGACGGATGTCCCTACGAAGGTTCCTGTCGACGATGGTGTGGAACACGGCGGTCTGCACACCCTCCTCCACGTTCTCGTCGAGATACTTGGTGACGGTAGCAAGGTCCCTGACGTTGCCGACGCTCTTGATGATCACGCTGTCCTCGCCAAACTGGTCGGCAGCAGCCTCGACGACGCTCGTAGCCGTCTTGCCGCGCGCGTCCGAGATAACGATCACGACGGGAGTTGGCACGTCAAAGATGTCGTCCTCAAGAATCGTTTCGTCTGCCATATCAACCTCCAAGCCAAGGGGCTCAGCCCCCGCATTACGACCTAACCAAAGTCAATCCTACTTCTTCTTCGAGAGGACGCCAATGTTTGCGACGCCGCTGAACACCGATGCGAAACGGTTCAGCAACCGAAGGCGGTTCTCCCTTACTACAGTGTCCTCGTCCATGACGAGTACGTCATCAAAGAAACGGTCGATTGGCTCCCTTAGTTCGGCGAGAGCCTTGCAGGCACCCCTGTAGTCCGCCTCTCCAAGCGCCTTCTCCACGTTTTCGTCACCTCTCTGGCACGCATCCAGAAGGGCCTTCTCCGCATCGCCCATGATGGACTCGTCCACCTCGATGCCGAGCTTGGCGTCGCCGAGGTGCGCGGCGCGGGCGTATGCGGTCGCAAGGTCGTCGAAGAGCTCCGGCTGGTCGCGCCTCGCGTCCTCGAGCGCATGCGCACGCTCCAGGAACTCCTCGGGGTCGATGACGCCCACGCTCGAGACCGCCTCGATCGTGTCGGGCGAGATCTTCTCGTCCTTGGCAATCGTGCTCAGGCGGCCGGCGAAGAACTTCTCGACCTGGGCCTGCACCTTGTCGGAGTCGAACTCGAGCCCCTGTCGCGCATACGCGTCCAGCGACTTCGCGATGAGCGACTTCAGCGATACGGACGGCATCGTGCGAAGCATCGAGATGATGCCGATGGCGGAACGGCGAACGGCAAACGGGTCGGAAGAGCCTGTGGGAGGCTCGTCGATCGCGAAGATGCCGCAGACGGTGTCGAGCTTGTCCGCGACGGCGACGCACTTGCCGACGACGCCGGACGGCAGCTCGTCCCCCGCAAAGCGCGGGCGGTAGTGGTCGCGGATGGCCTCCGCAACCTCCTCGGGCTCGCCGGACGCCTTCGCGTAGTAGCCGCCCATCACGCCCTGCTGGCTCGTGAACTCCACGACGGCCTGGGTCACGAGGTCCGCCTTGGCGAGAAGGGCCGCGCGTGCGGCGTTCGACACCGTCGTGTCGTCGCATCCTGCCTGGGTCGCGACCTCGGGGGCGACCTCCTGCATGCGCAGCGCCTTCTGGTACACGGTGCCGAGCTTCTCCTGGAACACGACGTCCTTCAGCTTCTGGACGTAGTCCGCAAGCGGCCTCTTAAGGTCCTCCTCGTAGAAGAACTTCGCATCGTCCAGGCGGGCACGCACGACGCGCTCATTGCCGTCGATGACGCGCTCGTTGTTGCGGCGCGCGCTGTTGGAGACGACGACGAACTCGCGCGTGAGTGCGCCCTTGGCGTCGTACACCGGGAAGTAGCGCTGGTTGGAGAGCATCGAGTCGCAGATGATCTCGTTCGGGACGTCAAGGAACTCCTCGTCGAACTTGCCCACGAGGACCGTGGGGTACTCCGTGAGGTTCACGACCTCGTCGAAGATGCGCTTCGGTGTGTCCACGTGCGCGCCGCCGCGCTCCGCCTCGACCTGGGCGATGCCGTCGCGAATGACCTTGCGGCGCTCGTCCTCGAAGAGCACACCCGCCTCGCGGCACACGTCGACGTAGCACGCCGGGTCCTTCACCACATGCTCGCCAGGGCCAAGCACGCGGTGCCCGCGCGTGACGTTGGAGGACGTGACGTCCGCGTATTCGACGGGGACGACCTCCTCCCCCAAAAGCGCGCAGATCCAGCGGATGGGCCGCACGAACGTCGCGTGCTCGGACCCCCAGCGCTGGCTGCGGTAGTTCGGCCACTCGAGGGAGGCGATGGAGTTCTGGGAGAGCTCGGTCAGGATGGGGACCGCCGGCCTGGAGGGCACGTTCTTCTCGGCGAAGACGTACTCTCTGCCGTCGGCATCCTGCCTGCGCACGAGCTCCGTCGCGTCAAGGCCGAACTTGCGCGCGAAGCCTGCGGCAGCTTTCGTGGGGTTGCCGTCAGCGTCGAACGCGATGCTCGCCGCAGGGCCGCGCTTGACTTCGTGGGCCTCTTTCGTGGAGGTGGCGACGTCCTTCACCAGGACGGTCAGGCGGCGCGGGGTGCTCATGGGAGTGACCGCGCCGTGATCGAGACCAGCCTCGTCCAGGCCGGCGCGGACGAGCTCGCCGAACTGCTTGATGGCGTGGATGAGCGGGGCGGACGGCATCTCCTCCGTGCCGACCTCAAGCAGGAAATCCAAGGTGTCTGCCATTTAGGCCACCTCCCCCTTCTTGTTGTCCGCGTCGGTCTTGGACGCCACCAGCTCAAGGTAGGCCTCGCAGCAGGCCTTGGCGATAGTGCGGACGCGGAGGATGTAGTTTGCCCTCTCCGTAGCGGAGATGGCACCGCGGGAGTCGAGCAGGTTGAACGCGTGCGAGCACTTCATGACGCAGTCGTACGCGGGAAGCGGCAGCTTGCGGTCAAGGCAGGCATGGCACTCCCTCTCGTAGTCGTCGAACTTCTGACGCATCATGTCTACGTTCGCGACCTCGAAGTTATAGGTGGAGAACTCGAACTCGTTCTCGTGGAACACGTCGCCGTACGTCATGGGCGTGCCGTCGGGCAGGTAGCTCCACACGAGGTCGTACACGGAGTTCACGCCCTGGGCGTACATGGCGATGCGCTCGAGGCCGTAGGTGATCTCGACGGGAACGGGGTCGACCTCCAGGCCGCCCACCTGCTGGAAGTACGTGAACTGCGTCACCTCCATGCCGTTGAGCCACACCTCCCAGCCAAGGCCCCAGGCACCGAGCGTGGGAGACTCCCAGTCGTCCTCGACGAAGCGCACGTCGTGGTCGTTGGGATCGAGGCCGATGGCCGCGAGCGACCCCAGGTACAGGTCCTGCGAGTCCACGGGGGACGGCTTCAGCAGCACCTGGAACTGGTAGTAGTGCTGCAGGCGGTTGGGGTTGTCGCCGTAGCGGCCGTCCGCAGGGCGGCGGCACGGCTGCGGGTAGCAGGTGCGCCAGGCGGCGGGTCCCAGTGAGCGCAGCAGCGTGGCCGTGTGGAACGTGCCTGCACCGACCTCGCTGTCGTACGGCTGCATGACGGTGCAGCCCTGCTCCGCCCAGTACTTATCAAGCGTCAGGATGATCTCCTGAAACGTAAGCGGCTTGTCGCTCATGTCCCTTAAAGCTCCCATCGTATGTCTTCCGGCGCGGCGGCTATAGCCCGCGCGCGTCGCTTATCGGCCAGAAAATGAACAGCGCCCTCGAGGATACCTTACTTGTGCTCACGGGCCCAAAGTACCTTGAGTCGAGCGAGTTCGTCCTGTTGTCGCCCATGACCCAGATGCAGCCGTCCGGCACCTTGTACGGATATGCAATTGCCTCGCCAAGGATGCTGGACTGCTGCTCGAGCGGGTAGGTGGGCCTGTCGAGCACATACGGCTCGTCCAGCTGCTTTCCGTCCACGTACACGTGGCCGTCCTTAAGGTCAACCGTCTGCCCACCCGTCGCGATGACCCTCTTGATGAGCGTCGTGCCGGGCTTCTCGGGGTCGTCGAACGTAACCACGTCCCCGCGCCTCGGCGTCGAGCCCCGGTAGGTGACCTTCTCGCCCACCAGGCGGTCCCCCTCCTGGATGGTCTCGAGCATCGAGCCGGACGGAACGATGTACACCTCCG
This sequence is a window from Parafannyhessea umbonata. Protein-coding genes within it:
- a CDS encoding kinase/pyrophosphorylase, giving the protein MADETILEDDIFDVPTPVVIVISDARGKTATSVVEAAADQFGEDSVIIKSVGNVRDLATVTKYLDENVEEGVQTAVFHTIVDRNLRRDIRRELDGRGIPSIDLLGPAITVLMSLTGEEPKLEAGRRVDSKVEEL
- a CDS encoding glycine--tRNA ligase subunit alpha, translated to MSDKPLTFQEIILTLDKYWAEQGCTVMQPYDSEVGAGTFHTATLLRSLGPAAWRTCYPQPCRRPADGRYGDNPNRLQHYYQFQVLLKPSPVDSQDLYLGSLAAIGLDPNDHDVRFVEDDWESPTLGAWGLGWEVWLNGMEVTQFTYFQQVGGLEVDPVPVEITYGLERIAMYAQGVNSVYDLVWSYLPDGTPMTYGDVFHENEFEFSTYNFEVANVDMMRQKFDDYERECHACLDRKLPLPAYDCVMKCSHAFNLLDSRGAISATERANYILRVRTIAKACCEAYLELVASKTDADNKKGEVA
- the ppdK gene encoding pyruvate, phosphate dikinase, translated to MAEKHVYKFGVDENGNNVTEVAGKSVDEAKWITGGKGANLAEMANIGLPVPPGFSITCQTCVAYSSAGNVWPDGVLDEIDEYRKDLEKRMGKKIGDPDDPLLVSVRSGAPFSMPGMMDTVLNLGLNDESVNGLIKQTNNERFAWDSYRRFVQMFSDVVMGVDGQLFEDAINEKKAEKGVKLDTELDADDLKDLTETFKGIFAKNVDSQAHPEVAPNGVAEFPQDPYLQLRLAEQAVFGSWNTERAVLYRKQNKIPDDLGTAVNVQVMVFGNKGNTSATGVAFTRNPADGTNERYGDFLVNAQGEDVVAGIRNTEPIADLPKTPGLEEAGKELYHVFEILEDHYADMMDLEFTIEQGKLWMLQTRVGKRTALSALKVAMQMVDEGRITREQAIMRVAPEQLDQLLHPQFDPKAKFDVVAKGMNASPGAAVGAVVFSSDAAVHYHNIEKPCILVRWETTPDDLKGMVAAEGILTSHGGKTSHAAVIARGMGAPCVCGAEALKIDAKAKECKISGTDVVLHEGDIISINGTTGDIIVGAVPLTRPELTGDLETILEWADDVRHDASRGRLFGVRTNADNPADAQLSVDFGAEGIGLDRTEHMFLGERKQIIQSFILADNDGQKQQALGQLLQAQTGDFEGMFKAMDGKTVIVRLLDPPLHEFLDDPRDLAVEIARAEGRGETEVQLKAMRDRLARLDSFQEANPMLGLRGCRLGIVYPELNDMQVRAIAGAAASLKKQGFDPKPEIMVPLISTVEELKLVREQIEAGVQAVAEAEGVELNIPVGCMIELPRAAVTADEIGEYADFFSFGTNDLTQTTFGFSRDDVESAFIPQYLAKKILKTNPFETLDTGVAKLVKMGVEGGHKANPTIVCGVCGETGGDPDSIQMYYDLGLDYVSCSPYRVPIARLAAAQAKINSNGGPEKVTK
- the glyS gene encoding glycine--tRNA ligase subunit beta — translated: MADTLDFLLEVGTEEMPSAPLIHAIKQFGELVRAGLDEAGLDHGAVTPMSTPRRLTVLVKDVATSTKEAHEVKRGPAASIAFDADGNPTKAAAGFARKFGLDATELVRRQDADGREYVFAEKNVPSRPAVPILTELSQNSIASLEWPNYRSQRWGSEHATFVRPIRWICALLGEEVVPVEYADVTSSNVTRGHRVLGPGEHVVKDPACYVDVCREAGVLFEDERRKVIRDGIAQVEAERGGAHVDTPKRIFDEVVNLTEYPTVLVGKFDEEFLDVPNEIICDSMLSNQRYFPVYDAKGALTREFVVVSNSARRNNERVIDGNERVVRARLDDAKFFYEEDLKRPLADYVQKLKDVVFQEKLGTVYQKALRMQEVAPEVATQAGCDDTTVSNAARAALLAKADLVTQAVVEFTSQQGVMGGYYAKASGEPEEVAEAIRDHYRPRFAGDELPSGVVGKCVAVADKLDTVCGIFAIDEPPTGSSDPFAVRRSAIGIISMLRTMPSVSLKSLIAKSLDAYARQGLEFDSDKVQAQVEKFFAGRLSTIAKDEKISPDTIEAVSSVGVIDPEEFLERAHALEDARRDQPELFDDLATAYARAAHLGDAKLGIEVDESIMGDAEKALLDACQRGDENVEKALGEADYRGACKALAELREPIDRFFDDVLVMDEDTVVRENRLRLLNRFASVFSGVANIGVLSKKK
- the lepB gene encoding signal peptidase I; translation: MAEVEDGRRGGRLPAWLDWVITIAVGVALALLVRTFVAEVYIVPSGSMLETIQEGDRLVGEKVTYRGSTPRRGDVVTFDDPEKPGTTLIKRVIATGGQTVDLKDGHVYVDGKQLDEPYVLDRPTYPLEQQSSILGEAIAYPYKVPDGCIWVMGDNRTNSLDSRYFGPVSTSKVSSRALFIFWPISDARGL